Proteins encoded within one genomic window of Streptomyces profundus:
- a CDS encoding AMP-binding protein, producing the protein MPLIHRLLASARRNPGATAVVDDGRRHTYEELDRLSAELAGGLAEQGVVPGDVVALHAGRGWPRCAAVLAAWRRGAGVVSIGPDLPAPRAVKVAVGAGARLVLRDATAPPAPFGIPEHAIDAIAAKPLDESADGPIAYVIPTSGTTGDPKAVAVPPVVLDDLGGWHVDRWRHAAAPHTLHAASVGFDPVYEEMVATWLAGAALIVVDDETRRDYPALISVLRDHGVARCFLPVASLHGLALAAVVDDARLPALLELPVAGERLVVNDEVRTFCATNDIAVINQYGPSETHVVTAYRLPDAPEGWVAHPPIGSAVASAELLRWADGALRPFHEEEEGELVIAGDCVALGYLGDDELTAAKFRTLPHRDGVDRRCYFSGDLVRLREGEFHFLTRVDDQMKIRGYRVEPGEVEAVLAAVPGVRRAVAFGLHRLSSLRLAVCYARDQGGAVSADDLRAVCRAELPEYMIPVHFWEVEDFPLTRNGKVDRATLRQMFGG; encoded by the coding sequence ATGCCGCTGATCCACCGCCTCCTCGCCTCGGCGCGGCGGAACCCAGGCGCCACGGCGGTCGTCGACGACGGCCGGCGCCACACCTACGAGGAACTCGACCGCCTCTCCGCCGAGTTGGCCGGCGGGCTCGCCGAGCAGGGCGTGGTGCCCGGCGATGTGGTGGCGCTGCACGCCGGACGGGGCTGGCCGCGCTGCGCGGCCGTGCTGGCGGCCTGGCGCCGGGGCGCCGGGGTCGTCTCGATCGGCCCCGACCTCCCCGCGCCGCGCGCCGTGAAGGTGGCTGTCGGGGCCGGCGCCCGGCTGGTGCTGCGCGACGCCACCGCACCGCCCGCTCCCTTCGGCATCCCCGAACACGCCATCGACGCGATCGCGGCGAAGCCGCTGGACGAGTCGGCCGACGGGCCGATCGCCTATGTCATCCCCACCTCGGGCACCACCGGCGACCCCAAGGCCGTCGCGGTGCCGCCCGTCGTCCTCGACGACCTGGGCGGCTGGCACGTCGACCGTTGGCGGCACGCCGCCGCGCCGCACACCCTGCACGCCGCCTCCGTCGGATTCGACCCCGTCTACGAGGAGATGGTGGCCACCTGGCTGGCCGGCGCCGCGCTGATCGTGGTGGACGACGAAACCCGACGGGACTATCCGGCGCTGATCAGCGTCCTCCGGGACCACGGGGTCGCCCGCTGCTTCCTCCCGGTCGCCTCCCTCCACGGACTCGCGCTGGCCGCCGTCGTGGACGACGCGCGGCTGCCCGCTCTCCTGGAGCTGCCGGTGGCCGGCGAACGGCTGGTCGTCAACGACGAGGTGCGGACGTTCTGCGCCACCAACGACATCGCGGTGATCAACCAGTACGGCCCGAGCGAGACCCATGTGGTGACCGCGTACCGCCTGCCGGACGCCCCCGAGGGCTGGGTCGCGCACCCGCCCATCGGCTCCGCCGTGGCGAGCGCGGAACTCCTGCGCTGGGCCGACGGCGCGCTGCGCCCCTTCCACGAGGAGGAGGAGGGCGAACTGGTGATCGCCGGGGACTGCGTCGCCCTCGGATACCTCGGCGACGACGAGCTGACCGCCGCGAAGTTCCGAACGCTCCCGCACCGGGACGGCGTCGACCGCCGCTGCTACTTCTCCGGCGACCTGGTCCGCCTGCGGGAGGGGGAGTTCCACTTCCTGACCCGGGTCGACGATCAGATGAAGATCCGCGGCTACCGGGTGGAGCCCGGCGAGGTCGAGGCGGTCCTCGCCGCGGTGCCGGGGGTACGACGCGCGGTCGCCTTCGGCCTGCACCGGCTGAGCAGCCTTCGACTCGCTGTCTGCTACGCCAGGGACCAGGGCGGCGCCGTCTCCGCCGACGACCTGCGCGCGGTCTGCCGCGCGGAACTGCCCGAGTACATGATCCCGGTCCACTTCTGGGAGGTCGAGGACTTCCCCCTCACCCGGAACGGCAAGGTCGACCGCGCCACCCTCCGCCAGATGTTCGGCGGCTGA
- a CDS encoding MFS transporter — MNALMLAAVMVSASLTQFLLGALGPFLLAEFRLEPSALGLLTACYYLAAAGLSPLMGRLVAALGGVGGMLLSAGLGAAGTALLAGSTGLGWLIAGLLIAGAAAAAANPATNLVIVALPRPHGSLIGIKQSGVQAAAFLTGALLPAVALGLGWRAAVLCCTGGCLLALALVLTRRAALGAGRPARRGADARPGRAARRPWLTPLTGYAALMGAGAASVNTYLVVYGHQRLGLDIRVAGAQFALVGLVAVVARICLPLVADRSPGPAVRGLAMLRDLACGATVAALVIAGAPGAGPWALWVGAVLAGLSSASWNGIAMLVVVHDSRPDAVPAASARVQGAFFLGLMLSPLVFGGLLAGFGSYLAGWLWTAGCFLAAIPLAHRALTRTRAAG, encoded by the coding sequence GTGAACGCCCTGATGCTCGCCGCGGTGATGGTCAGCGCCAGCCTGACCCAGTTCCTGTTGGGGGCGCTCGGCCCCTTCCTGCTGGCCGAGTTCCGTCTCGAACCCTCGGCGCTCGGCCTGCTGACCGCCTGCTACTACCTGGCGGCGGCCGGCCTGTCCCCGTTGATGGGCCGTCTGGTGGCCGCGCTCGGCGGCGTCGGCGGGATGCTGCTCTCCGCCGGCCTCGGCGCGGCCGGCACCGCGCTGCTGGCCGGTTCGACCGGGCTCGGCTGGCTGATCGCCGGACTGCTGATCGCGGGCGCGGCGGCAGCCGCCGCCAATCCGGCGACCAACCTGGTCATCGTGGCCCTGCCCAGGCCGCACGGCTCGCTGATCGGGATCAAGCAGTCGGGCGTGCAGGCCGCCGCCTTCCTCACCGGGGCCCTGCTGCCCGCCGTGGCGCTCGGCCTCGGCTGGCGCGCCGCCGTGCTGTGCTGTACGGGCGGCTGCCTGCTGGCCCTTGCGCTGGTGCTGACGCGCCGCGCCGCGCTGGGTGCCGGCCGGCCGGCGCGGCGGGGAGCGGACGCCCGCCCCGGGCGCGCGGCGAGACGGCCCTGGCTGACGCCGCTCACCGGCTACGCGGCGCTGATGGGCGCCGGCGCGGCCAGTGTGAACACCTACCTGGTGGTCTACGGGCACCAGCGGCTCGGCCTGGACATCCGGGTGGCCGGCGCCCAGTTCGCGCTGGTCGGGCTGGTCGCCGTGGTGGCCAGGATCTGCCTGCCGCTGGTCGCCGACCGCTCGCCCGGGCCGGCGGTTCGCGGCCTGGCCATGCTGCGCGATCTGGCGTGCGGCGCCACCGTCGCCGCGCTGGTGATCGCCGGCGCGCCGGGGGCGGGGCCCTGGGCGCTCTGGGTGGGCGCGGTGCTCGCCGGGCTCAGCTCGGCGTCCTGGAACGGCATCGCCATGCTGGTGGTGGTCCACGACAGCCGGCCCGACGCGGTGCCGGCGGCCTCGGCGCGCGTCCAGGGCGCCTTCTTCCTCGGCCTGATGCTCAGTCCACTGGTCTTCGGCGGGCTGCTCGCCGGCTTCGGAAGCTATCTCGCCGGCTGGCTCTGGACCGCGGGTTGCTTCCTCGCCGCCATCCCGCTGGCCCACCGCGCCCTGACCCGCACCCGCGCGGCGGGGTGA
- a CDS encoding IclR family transcriptional regulator, whose product MTTTGPARRARAAQRGPEPRERGQSPVGRAFQVLRCLVETGDDWGVRELAGHLGMPPSAVHRALGVLEEEGAVRRDPATGRYLLGFDFLRLARVATDSFPLWKTARPMLQELVGRQDETALMNIYDYQRMELFVAACVESTQPIRYTEQLHKWLPVHAGATGLAILAFLCESDRERVLDQRGLPALTERTVPDRETLDRALERIRADGYAVSRGQRVRGAAAIAAPIFDRHRVIGDIALTIPDFRYPEDDLERVAADVIRCARAVSKAHGANG is encoded by the coding sequence GTGACCACCACCGGGCCCGCACGACGCGCGCGCGCCGCCCAGCGGGGGCCCGAGCCCAGGGAACGTGGCCAGAGCCCGGTCGGCCGCGCCTTCCAGGTGCTGCGCTGCCTGGTGGAGACCGGCGACGACTGGGGGGTGCGCGAGCTGGCCGGCCACCTGGGAATGCCGCCGTCCGCCGTGCACCGCGCCCTCGGAGTGCTGGAGGAGGAGGGCGCCGTCCGCCGGGACCCGGCGACCGGCCGCTATCTGCTGGGCTTCGACTTCCTGCGGCTGGCCAGGGTCGCCACCGACAGCTTCCCGCTGTGGAAGACCGCGCGGCCCATGCTCCAGGAGCTGGTCGGCCGGCAGGACGAGACGGCGCTGATGAACATCTACGACTACCAGCGGATGGAGCTGTTCGTCGCCGCCTGTGTGGAGTCCACCCAGCCCATCCGCTACACCGAACAACTCCACAAGTGGCTCCCGGTGCACGCCGGGGCGACCGGCCTGGCCATTCTGGCGTTTCTGTGCGAGTCCGACCGCGAGCGGGTGCTCGACCAACGGGGGCTGCCGGCGCTGACCGAGCGCACCGTGCCCGATCGGGAGACGCTCGACCGCGCGCTGGAGCGGATCAGGGCCGACGGCTACGCCGTCTCCCGAGGCCAGCGGGTGCGCGGCGCCGCCGCCATCGCCGCGCCGATCTTCGACCGCCACCGGGTGATCGGCGATATCGCGCTGACCATCCCCGACTTCAGATATCCGGAGGACGACCTTGAGCGGGTGGCCGCCGATGTGATCCGCTGCGCCAGGGCGGTCAGCAAAGCACACGGCGCGAACGGCTAG
- a CDS encoding CaiB/BaiF CoA transferase family protein, protein MTTQPSGGPLAGLRVLDLTTFLSGPYCTLILGDLGADVIKVESPSGDATRRLPPHFVAEDSAYFLSVNRNKRSVVLDLKSEAGRSALLRMVEGCDAVVENFRAGVLDRLGLGYETLRAANPRIVLCSISGYGQQGPRRDAPAYDAIIQALSGGMSITGEEGGPPVRAGIPVGDLAAGMFATTGLLAGLYRRQQTGEGSRFDVSMLDAQVSMLTYQAAYYLLSGQVPGPQGRGHLSIPTYRSFTCGDDRDVIVTANTEAMWRGLCGVLGHDELTADPRFVDNGSRLTHRAELDALLEAAFAARDSAELLAELSAAGVPCAPVNSVADALADPQVRHRDMVIELADEAAGRRIELAGNPVKLADRTDEQPPRYPPRLGEHTEEVLREFKVPDELIASVLAPATAPGGRS, encoded by the coding sequence ATGACGACCCAACCGTCCGGGGGGCCGTTGGCCGGCCTTCGGGTACTCGACCTGACCACCTTCCTGTCCGGCCCCTACTGCACGCTGATCCTGGGCGATCTGGGCGCCGACGTGATCAAGGTCGAGTCGCCCTCGGGGGACGCCACCCGGCGGCTGCCACCGCACTTCGTGGCGGAGGACAGCGCCTACTTCCTCAGCGTCAACCGCAACAAGCGCAGCGTGGTGCTGGACCTCAAGTCGGAGGCCGGGCGATCCGCCCTGCTGCGGATGGTCGAGGGGTGCGACGCCGTGGTGGAGAACTTCCGGGCGGGGGTCCTCGACCGGCTCGGCCTGGGCTACGAGACGCTGCGGGCGGCCAACCCCCGCATCGTGCTCTGCTCGATCAGCGGCTACGGCCAGCAGGGACCGCGCCGCGACGCGCCCGCCTACGACGCCATCATCCAGGCGCTCTCCGGCGGCATGAGCATCACCGGCGAGGAGGGCGGGCCCCCGGTGCGGGCCGGGATACCCGTGGGCGACCTGGCCGCCGGCATGTTCGCCACCACCGGACTGCTCGCCGGCCTGTACCGTCGTCAACAGACCGGCGAGGGAAGCAGGTTCGACGTCTCCATGCTGGACGCCCAGGTGTCGATGCTCACCTACCAGGCCGCCTACTACCTGCTCTCCGGGCAGGTGCCGGGCCCGCAGGGCAGGGGGCACCTCAGCATCCCCACCTACCGCTCGTTCACCTGCGGCGACGACCGCGACGTGATCGTCACCGCCAACACCGAGGCCATGTGGCGCGGCCTGTGCGGGGTGCTGGGGCACGACGAGCTGACGGCCGACCCCCGGTTCGTCGACAACGGGAGCCGGCTGACCCACCGGGCCGAGTTGGACGCCCTGTTGGAGGCGGCCTTCGCCGCCCGCGACTCGGCCGAGCTGCTGGCGGAGCTCAGCGCGGCGGGAGTGCCCTGCGCACCGGTCAACTCGGTGGCCGACGCGCTGGCCGACCCCCAGGTGCGGCACCGGGACATGGTGATCGAGCTGGCCGACGAGGCGGCGGGACGGCGGATCGAGCTGGCCGGCAACCCGGTGAAGCTCGCCGACCGCACCGACGAACAACCGCCGCGCTACCCACCGAGGTTGGGCGAGCACACCGAGGAGGTGCTGCGGGAGTTCAAGGTGCCCGACGAGCTGATCGCCTCGGTGCTCGCCCCGGCCACCGCTCCCGGAGGCCGATCGTGA
- a CDS encoding thiolase family protein yields the protein MPDQDIYVTAVGMAPFGKHRDRDFESLGREAVTRALADGGLRREDIDEAFCGTGYGGPMAGQRVLGRLGLTGIPVSNMENACSSGATALRDAIAAIRSGRSRTVLVLGVDHLTRFGGGTLPLETTDPEVRAGMVMPGVYAMRANRYLHETGVDVTALARVSVKSRHNGARNPYAHFRKESTVAEVLAARPIAEPFTLPMCSPVSDGAAALVVMSGTARDRHGASGPRIDASVLLSGQFETGFRDMAQSDLARRTAEAAYEQAGVGPDDLDLVELHDAFSSAELMYYEAFGLCGPGEAGELLERGETALDGRIPVNPSGGLLSRGHPVGATGVAQICEAVWQLRGEAGERQVRAPRVAMTHCSGGGISGFDHGASCVHILTRS from the coding sequence ATGCCGGATCAGGACATCTATGTGACGGCGGTCGGCATGGCCCCGTTCGGCAAGCACCGCGACCGCGACTTCGAGAGCCTGGGCCGGGAGGCGGTGACCAGGGCACTCGCCGACGGCGGGCTGCGCCGGGAGGACATCGACGAGGCGTTCTGCGGCACCGGCTACGGCGGCCCGATGGCGGGACAGCGGGTGCTGGGCCGTCTCGGCCTCACCGGCATCCCGGTGAGCAACATGGAGAACGCCTGCTCAAGCGGCGCCACCGCGCTGCGCGACGCCATCGCCGCGATCCGCTCCGGACGTTCCCGGACCGTGCTGGTCCTGGGGGTCGACCACCTCACCAGGTTCGGCGGCGGCACCCTCCCGCTGGAGACCACCGACCCCGAGGTGCGCGCCGGCATGGTGATGCCGGGCGTCTACGCCATGCGCGCCAACCGCTATCTCCACGAGACCGGCGTCGACGTCACGGCGTTGGCGCGGGTCAGCGTCAAGTCCCGGCACAACGGGGCCCGCAACCCGTACGCGCACTTCCGCAAGGAGAGCACGGTCGCCGAGGTGCTGGCGGCGCGGCCCATCGCCGAGCCGTTCACCCTGCCCATGTGCTCGCCGGTCAGCGACGGCGCCGCCGCCCTGGTGGTGATGTCGGGGACGGCGCGGGACCGGCACGGCGCCTCGGGGCCCAGGATCGACGCCTCGGTGCTGCTGTCCGGGCAGTTCGAGACCGGGTTCCGCGACATGGCACAGAGCGACCTGGCCCGAAGGACCGCCGAGGCCGCCTACGAGCAGGCCGGCGTCGGCCCGGACGACCTCGACCTGGTGGAGCTGCACGACGCCTTCAGCAGCGCCGAGTTGATGTACTACGAGGCGTTCGGGCTCTGCGGCCCGGGCGAGGCCGGCGAGTTGCTGGAGCGTGGGGAGACCGCGCTCGACGGCCGGATACCGGTGAACCCGAGCGGCGGCCTGCTGTCCAGGGGCCACCCCGTGGGCGCCACCGGCGTCGCCCAGATCTGCGAGGCCGTCTGGCAGTTGCGCGGCGAGGCGGGCGAGCGGCAGGTGCGCGCGCCGAGGGTGGCGATGACGCACTGCAGCGGCGGCGGGATCTCCGGCTTCGACCACGGCGCCTCGTGCGTCCACATCCTCACCAGATCCTGA